The genomic segment AGATACTAGGTTCTAAGCAAACCTTTGGGCTAGCTGGATATGAGGAACAAGACATTCTTCAAATGGACAAGTTTCGTATAAAGAATGTATACCAGAGACTCAGAGGAGACATGCCAAATGTAGAGTGGAGAAGATTGACTTGTAATAACCATGGATTGCCAAGGTGGAAGTTCATTTTGTACTTGGCCATTCATGGAAGATTACTGACCAAGGATAGGATTGCAAAGTGGGCAACTGTGAATGAGCCTTCCTGCCCTCTATGTTGTTCAGTTGATGAATCCTTGAACCACTTGTTTTTTACATGTCCTTATTCATCTATTGTGTGGGGAAAGATGCTAGCTTGGCAAGGTATAATCCGAACACCGGCAGACTGGAGTGCTGAAGTTGTATGGGCTATAGGACAGGCAAAAGGCAGGTCAGTGAAAGCTATCCTGTATCGGATAGTTCTTGCATGTTGTCTATACTTCGTGTGGCAGGAGAGGAACTTTAGACTACACC from the Lycium ferocissimum isolate CSIRO_LF1 chromosome 11, AGI_CSIRO_Lferr_CH_V1, whole genome shotgun sequence genome contains:
- the LOC132038358 gene encoding uncharacterized protein LOC132038358, producing MIKKILGSKQTFGLAGYEEQDILQMDKFRIKNVYQRLRGDMPNVEWRRLTCNNHGLPRWKFILYLAIHGRLLTKDRIAKWATVNEPSCPLCCSVDESLNHLFFTCPYSSIVWGKMLAWQGIIRTPADWSAEVVWAIGQAKGRSVKAILYRIVLACCLYFVWQERNFRLHQRKRREPEVLLRQIAQEVHCRGSLLPRLHSRLAELSYYP